In the genome of Rhodothermales bacterium, the window CGCCGCTTCGACGAGTTGACGGAGCGTGAACACGAGATCCTGCACCTGCTGGCGGCGGGGCTCTCGAACCGGGCCATCGCGGAACGGCTCTTTATCGAATACGGCACCGTGAAAAATCACGTGCACAACATCCTCAACAAACTGGGTGTCGGGAGCCGGCACGAGGCCGCGACGTGCCTAGCCTATGCCTGACCTCGGACTGAAAACAACGATCCGCCCCCCGCGGACATGACATAGATCTACGTGCCAACGTTGAGCTAAAAAGGCTCGCGCTCCGTAAAGCGCGAGCCTTTTTTATGGCATCGGAAGTACCGGACTTCCCCGGGCGGGTGGAAGCGTCCTCAATGCGTCAGTTCGAACCGCGCCTCGAGCCCTTGGACGCTCGACGGCCCTGCATAGACCGTGAACCAGCCGGGCTCGACGGTCCAGGCATCGTCGAGCCCCCAGAACCGCAGGTCTTCCGGCCGCAACACAAACGTCACCGTCCGTCGCTCGCCCGGAGCCAGCTCGATGCGCTGGAAACCTTTCAGCTCCCGGACCGGCCGCGTGACACTGGCGGCTTCGTCGCGGACGTAGAGCTGCACCACCTCGGCGCCGGCGCGCGTCCCCGTGTTCGTCACCTCCACCGAAACCGTCAGCGCGTCGCGCAGACCGATGCGGGGTGCGCTCAGGGCGAGGCGGTCGTAGGCAAAGGTCGTGTAGCTGAGGCCGAAGCCGAACGGATAGAGGGGCGTCCAGTCGACGTCCACGTATTTCGAATTGTATTTGTGCGCCGTGGTCGGCGGGCGTCCCGTCGGTTTCAGGTTGTAATACAGGGGTTCCTGGCCTGTCGCCCGCGGGAAGGTGACCGGCAGTTTGCCGCTCGGATTGGCGTCGCCGAAGAGGATATCCGCCACGGCGTGCCCCATCTCGACCCCGAGTTGCCAGGTGACGAGGATGGCCGGCGCGGCGTCGGCCAGGTAGGGGATGGCCAGCGGCCGGCCGTTGGTGAGGAGGACGACCAGCGGCTTGCCGCCGGCGGCCTCGATGACGCGGCGGGCCAGCGTTTCCTGCGCGCCGGGCAGCCCGATGTCCGCCCGGCTCGTGGCCTCGCCGGCCAGCTCCCGGTGCTCGCCCAGGACCAGCACGATCACATCGGACGACCGCGCCAGCGCCACGGCGGCGTCGTGCCCGCTCGTGTCGGTGTCCAGCATGGCGGCCACGGCCTGCTCGAAGCTGCCCCCGACGACGGGCGGATACCCCGGTTCGAACCGGACGTCGGCGCCCGGGAGCGCCTCCCGGATGCCGGCGAGAATCGGAATGGCGTCTTCCTTCCGCCCGCTCAGCACCCACGAACCCAGCGCGGAGAGGGAATCCGAGGCGAGCGCCCCGATCACGGCTACCCTGCCCGGCGTCCTCGACAGCGGCAGCACGTCGCCGTCGTTCTTGAGCATGACGATGGATTGGGTAGCGATGGCGCGGGCGGCCCGGCGATGCGCCGGCGTGAGCGTCCGCTCCACCTCGCGGACCGGGTCGTTGTAGCGGTACGGATCGGCGAAAAGGCCGGCCCGGTATTTGGCCCGCAGCACACGCCGCACCGCTTCGTCGAGCACGGGCATCGGGAGCGCCCCGGAAGCGACCAGCGGCGGGAGGTTGCGCATGTAGATGCCGTCCACCATGCTCATATCCACCCCGGCCATCATCGCCCGCCGGCCGGCTTCGGCGCTGTCCGCCGCGATGCCGTGGTTCATCAGCTCGAAGATCGAGGTATAGTCCGACACCACAAAACCGCCAAATCCCCACTCCTTGCGGAGGATTTCGGTGAGGAGGTGGTGGTTGGCGGTAGCGGGCACGCCGCCGAGATCGTTGAAGCCGGACATGAGGGACTGCACGCTGGCGTCGACGGCCGCCTGGAAGGGCGGGAGATACACGTCGCGCAGGGTGCGTTCGCTGATATCGGTCGCGTTGTATTCGCGGCCGGCCTCGGCGGCCCCGTAGGCGGCGAAGTGTTTGGCGGTCGCGAGCACCGTCGAGTCGGCGCTCAAGCCGGCCAGCGTCGTCCCCTGGAAGCCGCGTACGCGCGCCTCCGCGATGCGGCTGCCGAGGTAGGTATCTTCGCCGGCGCCCTCGGCGATGCGTCCCCAGCGGGCGTCGCGGGCGATATCGACCATCGGCGCAAACGTCCACTGGATGCCGGCGGCCGACGCCTCGACGGCGGCGATACGCGCGCCGCGTTCGATGGCCTCCAGGTTCCAGCTCGCCGCCTCTCCGAGCGGCACGGGAAACACCGTGCGGTGTCCGTGAATGACGTCGGCGCCGAACAGGATGGGAATCCCCAGCCGCGACTCCTCGACGGCGATCCGCTGGAGGCGTTTCGTCGTCTCGGCGCCAAAAATGTTAAAGAACGAGCCGACCCGGCCGGCGCGGATTTCCCCTTCGTTGGTCGGCGACACCCACGGGCCCGTCGACGTCCATTCCCCCGGATACTGCGTGAGTTGCCCCAGCTTCTCCTCCACCGTCATGCGGGCGAGGAGTTGCTCTACGAAGGCGCGTTCCGCCTGCATGTCGTACGCCGGCTGTGCGGCGGCCGGGACGGCGGCGATGGCGAACGCGAGAACGATCCATCGTTTCATGTGATCACCTCCCTGTCGAGGTTACGCGTGTGGTAAAGCATCGCACGATCAGACGGCGACGCCTCCTGCAATCTACGGGTAAATACGGGACGTTACGTATCGTGAGCGAGGTGATCCCGGGATGCAGGATACAGGATGCAGGATGTTTATCGGAAAAACCGTGCGTTCGATCGTGATCCTGCAGCCCTGTATCCTCCATCGGAAGACCGGAGGCTATGGTGGGTAAGAGCAGTTATGCGATTGATTTTGCCGGGCCGGCGCCCCCACGGCGACCGACGGAGTTGACACGATCTTTGCCGGAGCCGGGCCTGTCCTCTCCCCGAATACCGGGGCGGAAAAACAAACGCTTCCGAAAACAGGTTAGAGCGGAGCGTTTCATCGTGCCGGCCCGCCCCGGGGTATCCGGCCCTTTTCTGTCACCCGATTTTTTTGACGATGTCCGATCGATCGACCGCCGAACACAGACGCCTCGCCGCATCGGAAGCCCGAAAGGCCGATTGGAAGAACTGGGGGCCTTATGTGAGCGAACGCGCGTGGGGAACGGTGCGCGAAGACTACAGTCCGGATGGCGAAGCCTGGGAATATTTCCCGCACACGCACGCCCGCAGCCGCGCCTATCGATGGAACGAGGACGGCATCGCCGGCTTCTGTAACCGGTTCCAGAATATCTGCCTCAGCGTCGCCTTCTGGAACGGGCAGGACCCCATCCTGAAGGAACG includes:
- the bglX gene encoding beta-glucosidase BglX — its product is MKRWIVLAFAIAAVPAAAQPAYDMQAERAFVEQLLARMTVEEKLGQLTQYPGEWTSTGPWVSPTNEGEIRAGRVGSFFNIFGAETTKRLQRIAVEESRLGIPILFGADVIHGHRTVFPVPLGEAASWNLEAIERGARIAAVEASAAGIQWTFAPMVDIARDARWGRIAEGAGEDTYLGSRIAEARVRGFQGTTLAGLSADSTVLATAKHFAAYGAAEAGREYNATDISERTLRDVYLPPFQAAVDASVQSLMSGFNDLGGVPATANHHLLTEILRKEWGFGGFVVSDYTSIFELMNHGIAADSAEAGRRAMMAGVDMSMVDGIYMRNLPPLVASGALPMPVLDEAVRRVLRAKYRAGLFADPYRYNDPVREVERTLTPAHRRAARAIATQSIVMLKNDGDVLPLSRTPGRVAVIGALASDSLSALGSWVLSGRKEDAIPILAGIREALPGADVRFEPGYPPVVGGSFEQAVAAMLDTDTSGHDAAVALARSSDVIVLVLGEHRELAGEATSRADIGLPGAQETLARRVIEAAGGKPLVVLLTNGRPLAIPYLADAAPAILVTWQLGVEMGHAVADILFGDANPSGKLPVTFPRATGQEPLYYNLKPTGRPPTTAHKYNSKYVDVDWTPLYPFGFGLSYTTFAYDRLALSAPRIGLRDALTVSVEVTNTGTRAGAEVVQLYVRDEAASVTRPVRELKGFQRIELAPGERRTVTFVLRPEDLRFWGLDDAWTVEPGWFTVYAGPSSVQGLEARFELTH